The following coding sequences are from one Scomber scombrus chromosome 20, fScoSco1.1, whole genome shotgun sequence window:
- the nktr gene encoding NK-tumor recognition protein isoform X2, producing the protein MGVKDRPQCYFDVELNREPVGRIVFQLFSDVCPKTSKNFLCLCTGERGTGKITGKKLCYKGSTFHRVVKNFMIQGGDFTEGNGRGGESIYGGYFEDENFTLKHDRAFLLSMANRGKDTNGSQFFVTTKMAPHLDGVHVVFGLIISGFEVIKKIEGLKTDSASRPYADVRVMDCGQLITKSANDVLEGKRKRASHSADSSLNSHDSSSQYSSSAESECESDEKGKQHKHKRHGKSKQSKKKRRESKNEKKIDVLPSRQSPVERDMLAGKIEVEGEKEQGGKREKPVVRPEEIPPVPENRFLLRRDMPSQEDKTEIVEKEESSLSTDQKPAVSKSGRKIKGRGTMRYHTPTRSKSRSASVEEHGSSETPPHWKEEMKRTKVYQPPSIERWSKGDKWDDRSDSAWSRSAEHSSDRSSERSSLHRQQKKEKKKAKHKKKAKKRKHGKKKSSKNKPQEAVPSEVERSVSSGKRSKSRMSRSPSRSSSSQRHSSSQRRRPSYRDSRSYSRSYTSSRSRSRRRSQSYSRSRSFSRSRSRSRSRSQSYSRSRSRSRSRSRYRSRSLSPSRKRSLSRSPRKRKASKSESDAMIHISEKLPESKVASVSRLPAVPAPESVPVIPLSDSPPPSRWKPGQKPWKPSYIHIQEIKAKVTPSNISSTGDSVVEKAQASVTPKCLPGDPKSDKAHKSARHSRSRSSRSKSYSRSYSRSYSRSYSRSRSRSYSKSRSRSPRGSNSRLSSCSRSDTEKSQKTTINKNNSLDKEWKEFHSSLKRIKHLDKYISHTGCQDGLPESENRENNKPDISVSRRSGSLEKMKEKGSSQDQETKHHSSVQAESFNSRSEWDSDSDKVSQSNSATLKKEKQGVQSREFLDKKLSAPAGWNSESDAENITGKTLAISEKEEGEASSESDCETSRKMLEAAIALANKTAAAAAAAAAAATATATATASGQSEEIPEKAAEPEKHKSKKKAKRKHKHKRRGESKSGSHRSKDKTKRSKRKHQKLKETFHWQPPLEFGEEEDEDESKREKHSPGRVAKERTGVDCMNKKDQNSTSLNKDSTREEERGQQTTKECNKNPRQAESHHQSSNRNGANTTNLSSVKEEQESLDDMDICTPEHDTETLVEPSVTNESFNNVSELTLKTTSKFSDLASKDLPQLHSKEQSSVTSVTTAEGLKDDGAAGKPAGTAINFKWRPLKGMSTLQNVNVNVAPVAVKNTQLQQSQTQNTQGVRMEIKSKSRIRPGSLFDEVRKTARLNQRPRNQESSSEERSPSVGKTRGTSRTRSPKKSTRKSRSVSSHRSRTRGWSHSYSRSRSRSRSSSYSSRSRSRSRRRRGRGRSHSRSSTYRSYRSHSRTYSRSHSRSRSYTRRRRSRSDSSDSYSSRSRSASRRRGRRRSDSYRSSDRRSRSYRSSSRSSSRHRSHSRSSRYS; encoded by the exons ATGAGAACTTCACTCTCAAACACGACAGAGCCTTCCTGTTGTCGATGGCCAATCGTGGGAAAGACACCAACGGCTCACAGTTTTTCGT CACAACCAAGATGGCACCTCATCTTGATGG AGTCCACGTCGTCTTCGGTCTAATCATCTCCGGCTTTGAGGTGATAAAGAAGATCGAGGGGCTGAAGACTGATTCAGCTAGCAGACCATACGCTGATGTGAGAGTGATGGACTGTGGACAGCTGATCACCAAGTCCGCCAATGATG TTCTTGaagggaagaggaaaagagcCTCCCATTCTGCTGACTCGTCACTCAATTCACACGACTCGTCCTCTCAGTACTCCTCTTCAGCGGAGTCTGAATGTGAATCTGATGAAAAGGGCAAACAACACAAGCACAAGAGACATGGAAAAAGtaaacagtcaaaaaagaaaaggagggaatcaaagaatgagaagaaaattGATGTTCTGCCCTCCAGACAAAG TCCTGTGGAAAGAGATATGTTGGCGGGAAAGATTGAagtggaaggagagaaggaacagGGCGGGAAGAGAGAAAAGCCTGTAGTTCGACCGGAGGAAATCCCGCCTGTGCCAGAGAACCGCTTCCTGCTGCGGCGGGACATGCCATCTCAGGAAGATAAAACAGAGAT agttGAGAAAGAAGAATCATCTCTTTCAACTGACCAAAAACCAGCAGTCTCCAAGTCTGGACGGAAGATCAAAGGCAGAGGAACAATG AGATATCACACTCCCACAAGGTCTAAGTCCCGCTCTGCATCTGTGGAAGAGCATGGAAGCAGTGAAACTCCGCCACACTggaaagaagagatgaagagaacCAAAGTTTATCAACCCCCGAGCATCGAGAGATGGAGCAAAGGAGACAA ATGGGACGACAGAAGCGACTCTGCATGGTCCCGGTCTGCAGAGCACTCTTCAGACCGCAGTTCTGAGAGGTCCAGCCTGCACCGCCagcagaagaaggagaagaaaaaagccaaacataaGAAGAAGGCCAAAAAACGTAAACATGGCAAAAAGAAAAGCTCCAAGAACAAACCTCAAGAGGCTGTCCCATCAGAGGTTGAAAGATCAGTTTCTTCAGGAAAAAGGTCTAAGTCCAGGATGTCCCGTTCTCCATCTCGTTCCTCTTCAAGTCAGCGTCATTCGTCATCGCAGAGGAGACGACCTTCTTATAGAGACTCACGATCTTACTCCAGATCCTACACATCCAGCCGATCCAGATCTCGACGGAGGTCCCAGTCTTATTCAAGATCCAGGAGCTTTTCTAGGTCTAGAAGTCGGTCTCGGTCCAGATCTCAGTCCTATTCTCGATCCAGGTCAAGATCAAGATCAAGATCCAGGTACAGATCCAGATCTTTGTCTCCATCTAGAAAGAGGAGTTTATCCAGATCTCCAAGAAAGCGAAAAGCCAGCAAGTCCGAATCAGACGCCATGATCCACATATCAGAGAAACTTCCAGAGAGCAAAGTCGCATCTGTCTCCAGACTCCCTGCTGTCCCCGCCCCAGAAAGTGTCCCTGTGATCCCACTGAGCGACAGTCCTCCACCCTCACGCTGGAAGCCCGGTCAAAAGCCCTGGAAACCCTCTTACATCCATATTCAGGAAATCAAAGCTAAAGTAACTCCCAGTAACATCTCCTCCACAGGTGATAGTGTTGTAGAGAAAGCTCAGGCCTCAGTTACACCAAAGTGTCTGCCAGGTGACCCCAAAAGTGACAAAGCACACAAATCTGCACGGCATTCACGCAGCAGGTCTTCTAGAAGTAAATCCTACAGCCGCTCATACAGCCGCTCGTACAGCCGCTCGTACAGCCGCTCAAGGAGTAGAAGTTACAGTAAGTCCAGGTCCCGATCCCCCCGTGGCTCTAACAGCAGGTTGTCCTCCTGCAGCAGATCAGATACTGAAAAGTCCCAGAAAACAACTATCAACAAGAATAATTCATTAGACAAAGAATGGAAAGAGTTTCACAGTTCTCTGAAGAGGATAAAACATTTAGATAAGTACATTTCACATACTGGTTGTCAGGATGGTCTCCCAGAAtcagagaacagagaaaacaacaagCCTGATATCAGTGTCTCAAGGAGAAGTGGCTCtttggaaaaaatgaaagagaaaggcAGCTCACAGGATCAAGAGACCAAACACCACAGTTCAGTGCAGGCAGAGAGCTTTAACAGCAGGTCTGAATGGGATAGCGACAGTGATAAAGTGAGCCAAAGCAACAGTGCCACcctaaaaaaggagaaacaagGAGTTCAATCCAGGGAATTCCTTGACAAAAAGTTGTCTGCTCCTGCAGGATGGAATTCTGAAAGTGATGCAGAAAATATAACAGGCAAGACACTGGCCATAtctgaaaaagaggaaggagaggcgAGTTCAGAATCAGACTGTGAAACTTCCAGAAAGATGTTGGAGGCAGCCATTGCTTTGGCAAAcaagactgctgctgctgctgctgctgctgctgctgctgctactgctactgctactgctactgcttcTGGTCAATCAGAAGAAATTCCTGAGAAGGCGGCAGAGCCGGAGAAGCACAAGAGCAAGAAGAAGGCCAAACGTAAGCACAAGCacaagaggagaggggagagcaAAAGTGGTTCCCATCGCAGCAAGGACAAGACAAAGAGATCTAAGAGGAAACATCAGAAACTGAAAGAGACCTTTCACTGGCAGCCACCTTTAGAGTTcggagaggaggaagacgaaGATGAATCCAAACGAGAGAAACATAGTCCAGGTAGAGTTGCCAAAGAAAGGACTGGTGTGGATTGTATGAATAAAAAGGACCAAAATTCAACCTCTTTAAACAAGGACTCAactagagaagaagaaagggggcAACAGACGACAAAAGAATGTAACAAAAACCCCAGACAAGCTGAATCTCATCATCAGTCATCCAACAGGAATGGTGCCAACACTACTAACTTGTCCAGCGTCAAGGAGGAGCAGGAGTCATTAGATGATATGGACATTTGTACTCCTGAGCATGACACCGAAACACTTGTTGAGCCTTCAGTTACAAATGAATCTTTTAACAATGTCTCTGAATTAACCCTAAAAACTACCTCAAAGTTTTCAGATCTGGCAAGTAAAGATTTACCTCAGCTTCACAGCAAAGAGCAGTCTTCTGTTACCTCCGTGACAACAGCTGAAGGCCTGAAAGATGACGGAGCTGCTGGCAAACCTGCTGGCACTGCCATTAATTTCAAATGGAGGCCTTTGAAAGGCATGTCCACGCTAcagaatgtgaatgtgaatgtggcACCTGTTGCCGTGAAAAACACCCAGCTTCAACAGAGCCAGACCCAAAACACGCAGGGAGTGAGAATGGAGATTAAAAGCAAAAGCCGCATCCGCCCGGGATCTCTGTTTGACGAGGTCCGTAAGACAGCACGGCTCAACCAGAGGCCAAGGAACCAGGAGAGCTCCAGCGAGGAAAGATCCCCCTCTGTAGGAAAGACCAGGGGTACGTCACGCACGCGGTCCCCAAAGAAGTCGACCAGAAAGTCCCGCTCTGTTTCCAGTCACCGGTCCCGCACCAGAGGGTGGTCCCACTCCTACAGCAGGTCCAGAAGTAGATCCCGCAGCTCCAGCTACTCCTCCAG GAGCCGGAGCAGGAGTCGACGGAGACGTGGGAGGGGACGGTCACACTCCCGCAGCAGCACATACCGAAGTTATAGAAGTCACAG tcGGACATACAGTAGAAGCCATTCCAGGAGTCGCTCATATACTCGCCGAAGGAGATCCAG GTCAGACTCCTCTGACAGCTATTCCAGTCGGAGTCGGAGTGCAAGCAGGAGACGAGGGCGCAGACGAAGTGACAGCTACAGGAGCTCAGACCGCCGATCCCG GTCTTACCGCTCCTCCAGTCGCAGTTCTTCCAGGCACAGAAGTCACAGTCGCAGCAGTCGGTACAGTTGA
- the nktr gene encoding NK-tumor recognition protein isoform X1 yields MGVKDRPQCYFDVELNREPVGRIVFQLFSDVCPKTSKNFLCLCTGERGTGKITGKKLCYKGSTFHRVVKNFMIQGGDFTEGNGRGGESIYGGYFEDENFTLKHDRAFLLSMANRGKDTNGSQFFVTTKMAPHLDGVHVVFGLIISGFEVIKKIEGLKTDSASRPYADVRVMDCGQLITKSANDVLEGKRKRASHSADSSLNSHDSSSQYSSSAESECESDEKGKQHKHKRHGKSKQSKKKRRESKNEKKIDVLPSRQSPVERDMLAGKIEVEGEKEQGGKREKPVVRPEEIPPVPENRFLLRRDMPSQEDKTEIVEKEESSLSTDQKPAVSKSGRKIKGRGTMRYHTPTRSKSRSASVEEHGSSETPPHWKEEMKRTKVYQPPSIERWSKGDKLNSSSRWDDRSDSAWSRSAEHSSDRSSERSSLHRQQKKEKKKAKHKKKAKKRKHGKKKSSKNKPQEAVPSEVERSVSSGKRSKSRMSRSPSRSSSSQRHSSSQRRRPSYRDSRSYSRSYTSSRSRSRRRSQSYSRSRSFSRSRSRSRSRSQSYSRSRSRSRSRSRYRSRSLSPSRKRSLSRSPRKRKASKSESDAMIHISEKLPESKVASVSRLPAVPAPESVPVIPLSDSPPPSRWKPGQKPWKPSYIHIQEIKAKVTPSNISSTGDSVVEKAQASVTPKCLPGDPKSDKAHKSARHSRSRSSRSKSYSRSYSRSYSRSYSRSRSRSYSKSRSRSPRGSNSRLSSCSRSDTEKSQKTTINKNNSLDKEWKEFHSSLKRIKHLDKYISHTGCQDGLPESENRENNKPDISVSRRSGSLEKMKEKGSSQDQETKHHSSVQAESFNSRSEWDSDSDKVSQSNSATLKKEKQGVQSREFLDKKLSAPAGWNSESDAENITGKTLAISEKEEGEASSESDCETSRKMLEAAIALANKTAAAAAAAAAAATATATATASGQSEEIPEKAAEPEKHKSKKKAKRKHKHKRRGESKSGSHRSKDKTKRSKRKHQKLKETFHWQPPLEFGEEEDEDESKREKHSPGRVAKERTGVDCMNKKDQNSTSLNKDSTREEERGQQTTKECNKNPRQAESHHQSSNRNGANTTNLSSVKEEQESLDDMDICTPEHDTETLVEPSVTNESFNNVSELTLKTTSKFSDLASKDLPQLHSKEQSSVTSVTTAEGLKDDGAAGKPAGTAINFKWRPLKGMSTLQNVNVNVAPVAVKNTQLQQSQTQNTQGVRMEIKSKSRIRPGSLFDEVRKTARLNQRPRNQESSSEERSPSVGKTRGTSRTRSPKKSTRKSRSVSSHRSRTRGWSHSYSRSRSRSRSSSYSSRSRSRSRRRRGRGRSHSRSSTYRSYRSHSRTYSRSHSRSRSYTRRRRSRSDSSDSYSSRSRSASRRRGRRRSDSYRSSDRRSRSYRSSSRSSSRHRSHSRSSRYS; encoded by the exons ATGAGAACTTCACTCTCAAACACGACAGAGCCTTCCTGTTGTCGATGGCCAATCGTGGGAAAGACACCAACGGCTCACAGTTTTTCGT CACAACCAAGATGGCACCTCATCTTGATGG AGTCCACGTCGTCTTCGGTCTAATCATCTCCGGCTTTGAGGTGATAAAGAAGATCGAGGGGCTGAAGACTGATTCAGCTAGCAGACCATACGCTGATGTGAGAGTGATGGACTGTGGACAGCTGATCACCAAGTCCGCCAATGATG TTCTTGaagggaagaggaaaagagcCTCCCATTCTGCTGACTCGTCACTCAATTCACACGACTCGTCCTCTCAGTACTCCTCTTCAGCGGAGTCTGAATGTGAATCTGATGAAAAGGGCAAACAACACAAGCACAAGAGACATGGAAAAAGtaaacagtcaaaaaagaaaaggagggaatcaaagaatgagaagaaaattGATGTTCTGCCCTCCAGACAAAG TCCTGTGGAAAGAGATATGTTGGCGGGAAAGATTGAagtggaaggagagaaggaacagGGCGGGAAGAGAGAAAAGCCTGTAGTTCGACCGGAGGAAATCCCGCCTGTGCCAGAGAACCGCTTCCTGCTGCGGCGGGACATGCCATCTCAGGAAGATAAAACAGAGAT agttGAGAAAGAAGAATCATCTCTTTCAACTGACCAAAAACCAGCAGTCTCCAAGTCTGGACGGAAGATCAAAGGCAGAGGAACAATG AGATATCACACTCCCACAAGGTCTAAGTCCCGCTCTGCATCTGTGGAAGAGCATGGAAGCAGTGAAACTCCGCCACACTggaaagaagagatgaagagaacCAAAGTTTATCAACCCCCGAGCATCGAGAGATGGAGCAAAGGAGACAA ATTGAATTCCTCAAGCAGATGGGACGACAGAAGCGACTCTGCATGGTCCCGGTCTGCAGAGCACTCTTCAGACCGCAGTTCTGAGAGGTCCAGCCTGCACCGCCagcagaagaaggagaagaaaaaagccaaacataaGAAGAAGGCCAAAAAACGTAAACATGGCAAAAAGAAAAGCTCCAAGAACAAACCTCAAGAGGCTGTCCCATCAGAGGTTGAAAGATCAGTTTCTTCAGGAAAAAGGTCTAAGTCCAGGATGTCCCGTTCTCCATCTCGTTCCTCTTCAAGTCAGCGTCATTCGTCATCGCAGAGGAGACGACCTTCTTATAGAGACTCACGATCTTACTCCAGATCCTACACATCCAGCCGATCCAGATCTCGACGGAGGTCCCAGTCTTATTCAAGATCCAGGAGCTTTTCTAGGTCTAGAAGTCGGTCTCGGTCCAGATCTCAGTCCTATTCTCGATCCAGGTCAAGATCAAGATCAAGATCCAGGTACAGATCCAGATCTTTGTCTCCATCTAGAAAGAGGAGTTTATCCAGATCTCCAAGAAAGCGAAAAGCCAGCAAGTCCGAATCAGACGCCATGATCCACATATCAGAGAAACTTCCAGAGAGCAAAGTCGCATCTGTCTCCAGACTCCCTGCTGTCCCCGCCCCAGAAAGTGTCCCTGTGATCCCACTGAGCGACAGTCCTCCACCCTCACGCTGGAAGCCCGGTCAAAAGCCCTGGAAACCCTCTTACATCCATATTCAGGAAATCAAAGCTAAAGTAACTCCCAGTAACATCTCCTCCACAGGTGATAGTGTTGTAGAGAAAGCTCAGGCCTCAGTTACACCAAAGTGTCTGCCAGGTGACCCCAAAAGTGACAAAGCACACAAATCTGCACGGCATTCACGCAGCAGGTCTTCTAGAAGTAAATCCTACAGCCGCTCATACAGCCGCTCGTACAGCCGCTCGTACAGCCGCTCAAGGAGTAGAAGTTACAGTAAGTCCAGGTCCCGATCCCCCCGTGGCTCTAACAGCAGGTTGTCCTCCTGCAGCAGATCAGATACTGAAAAGTCCCAGAAAACAACTATCAACAAGAATAATTCATTAGACAAAGAATGGAAAGAGTTTCACAGTTCTCTGAAGAGGATAAAACATTTAGATAAGTACATTTCACATACTGGTTGTCAGGATGGTCTCCCAGAAtcagagaacagagaaaacaacaagCCTGATATCAGTGTCTCAAGGAGAAGTGGCTCtttggaaaaaatgaaagagaaaggcAGCTCACAGGATCAAGAGACCAAACACCACAGTTCAGTGCAGGCAGAGAGCTTTAACAGCAGGTCTGAATGGGATAGCGACAGTGATAAAGTGAGCCAAAGCAACAGTGCCACcctaaaaaaggagaaacaagGAGTTCAATCCAGGGAATTCCTTGACAAAAAGTTGTCTGCTCCTGCAGGATGGAATTCTGAAAGTGATGCAGAAAATATAACAGGCAAGACACTGGCCATAtctgaaaaagaggaaggagaggcgAGTTCAGAATCAGACTGTGAAACTTCCAGAAAGATGTTGGAGGCAGCCATTGCTTTGGCAAAcaagactgctgctgctgctgctgctgctgctgctgctgctactgctactgctactgctactgcttcTGGTCAATCAGAAGAAATTCCTGAGAAGGCGGCAGAGCCGGAGAAGCACAAGAGCAAGAAGAAGGCCAAACGTAAGCACAAGCacaagaggagaggggagagcaAAAGTGGTTCCCATCGCAGCAAGGACAAGACAAAGAGATCTAAGAGGAAACATCAGAAACTGAAAGAGACCTTTCACTGGCAGCCACCTTTAGAGTTcggagaggaggaagacgaaGATGAATCCAAACGAGAGAAACATAGTCCAGGTAGAGTTGCCAAAGAAAGGACTGGTGTGGATTGTATGAATAAAAAGGACCAAAATTCAACCTCTTTAAACAAGGACTCAactagagaagaagaaagggggcAACAGACGACAAAAGAATGTAACAAAAACCCCAGACAAGCTGAATCTCATCATCAGTCATCCAACAGGAATGGTGCCAACACTACTAACTTGTCCAGCGTCAAGGAGGAGCAGGAGTCATTAGATGATATGGACATTTGTACTCCTGAGCATGACACCGAAACACTTGTTGAGCCTTCAGTTACAAATGAATCTTTTAACAATGTCTCTGAATTAACCCTAAAAACTACCTCAAAGTTTTCAGATCTGGCAAGTAAAGATTTACCTCAGCTTCACAGCAAAGAGCAGTCTTCTGTTACCTCCGTGACAACAGCTGAAGGCCTGAAAGATGACGGAGCTGCTGGCAAACCTGCTGGCACTGCCATTAATTTCAAATGGAGGCCTTTGAAAGGCATGTCCACGCTAcagaatgtgaatgtgaatgtggcACCTGTTGCCGTGAAAAACACCCAGCTTCAACAGAGCCAGACCCAAAACACGCAGGGAGTGAGAATGGAGATTAAAAGCAAAAGCCGCATCCGCCCGGGATCTCTGTTTGACGAGGTCCGTAAGACAGCACGGCTCAACCAGAGGCCAAGGAACCAGGAGAGCTCCAGCGAGGAAAGATCCCCCTCTGTAGGAAAGACCAGGGGTACGTCACGCACGCGGTCCCCAAAGAAGTCGACCAGAAAGTCCCGCTCTGTTTCCAGTCACCGGTCCCGCACCAGAGGGTGGTCCCACTCCTACAGCAGGTCCAGAAGTAGATCCCGCAGCTCCAGCTACTCCTCCAG GAGCCGGAGCAGGAGTCGACGGAGACGTGGGAGGGGACGGTCACACTCCCGCAGCAGCACATACCGAAGTTATAGAAGTCACAG tcGGACATACAGTAGAAGCCATTCCAGGAGTCGCTCATATACTCGCCGAAGGAGATCCAG GTCAGACTCCTCTGACAGCTATTCCAGTCGGAGTCGGAGTGCAAGCAGGAGACGAGGGCGCAGACGAAGTGACAGCTACAGGAGCTCAGACCGCCGATCCCG GTCTTACCGCTCCTCCAGTCGCAGTTCTTCCAGGCACAGAAGTCACAGTCGCAGCAGTCGGTACAGTTGA